TACTGGCTGTGTGACGAACTACAGTGGTTCTGTTAATGGTTCTAATTTTACGACAATGAAGAATTATCAAGAAGTACATGGTCTACTGCCTGGTTGTAAATATGATGCTAAAATCATAACAGAAGGATATGGGCCCATTTCCAATGTGACTGTGGGTGAAGGAGCCACAGGTAAGAAGGACTAAAATTGCTTAGATTTATGTTGGTTTATTATTGCTTAGATTTATGTTGGGAGTGGTGGGGAACCTAATCTACGGAGGGCTAGTGtggatgcaggtttttgggatcacCTCTTAATCAGCCACTAATAAAGCAGTGGTTTTCAACTGCAATAACCCAATGCtactggctgattgagaggtcatcccaaagacCCACACTTACAGTGGCCCTCCATGTCGGTATTTGAACTCTCATGACTGATTAATGATGTATACTTAACAaacacttagttactggttaattaattcattaaataagcgtgtactactacattattcatgTCTCCAAGTAAAGTTACCAAAActgtcatagtaagaaaccatATAACTACTTTGAGACCAGAATGGGAAATCCAGTGTCTCTGCTGATGTTTCTGTCCTTCTGTTACAGTTGCACTTCCAGTTAAAAGTTTAAATATCACTGCTAAAAATGCCACATTACTGGTAGCACACTGGGCCACTCCTGTTGGATGTGTACGAAATTTCCTGCTGTTAATCAATAACAGCAATGAAACGACAAAGGAAAATTCCATGGAATTCCATAATCTGAAGCCTGGTCACAGCTATACAGTTAGGATCATTGTCAATGGATTTGGAAAACCGTCAAGAGAAGTTAATGTTACTACAAATACTTGTAAGTTCAATATATTGAGCTCGTTAACAATGATTGATGTACTTTTTTTCAAGCATCAGCTATTATATGTACTATAGTGCCTTATTTATAGTTTAATCAGGCTCACTCATTCTTTTTAGTAAAAATATAGAGAATGCATTAAAAATTCTAATTTTGccttgacattttttttcttctggcatttttaaaaGGCCCAGTTTATTCAGTCAACTCATAGCAAAATAAAATACCTATACAAGAAAAATCCTTTCCAGGTGTGAAATATGCGAATACTTTATTTGACCAGATTTTCTATACTAAATTGCAAGAATATTGACAGATTGACAGAAGACTCTTGCATTAAATGTTAGAAAATAGTGTCTGTTTATGTGTCTTTCAGATCCTTCAGATTTAGTGGGTGTCACCTGTGGGTATGCATCATCGGGCTACGGCATTGCATTATCCTGGCCACCCCCGTATGGAAAATGGACAAGAGTGGAGGTGCAGCTTGATGGACAAAGTCTTCAAAATGTGACCGGTTCAGAGACCAGAGTAATTATTGATGGAGTGCAGCCTGCCAACAGCTACACCATCAGTCTTCAGTTGTATTCAGGGGATCTGAGCAGCGCGCCTGTAGTAATTAACTGTACGACTGACCCAAGAGGTGAGAACCAGATCAACAACTTCTTTAGAGAATGGTGGCCCAAGCATGCGTTATTTTGAACAATAATTGGAATTAAGAAATTTATTTATATTGCCTTTTTAGATTTTGCAAACATCCATTTGGTACAGTGTTTAAcgtgttttaaaataataatatgtgaGTTATCTGCTGGTAAGGACATCCAACATTTATTAACCCTTAATTAAGTTCAGCAACTGAAATTCCATAAAAATCAATATATTCTGCCATGAAAACTGGCCTGCATTAAACTGAAAATGCTGTCTTGTGTCATAAAATGTGTTTATTATCTGCAGGCATTATAGCTGGTGTGTTGGTGGCAGTTCTGATTCTTCTTATGGTGATCCTCGCTGTCGTCGTTTTACGCCACAAGCCAAAATGCCTGAGGTATGTACAATTATATAACCCTAAGAATATATTGTTTTTAACAGAAACACAATCATCTGAATAAAATTGATGATGATGGCTATATTCACACACAAGTACACAAATAAACTGGGCTACCATCTCATAATTATGGCAAATTTTACATATTGTCAGCAATGCATGCCTtcagatacactatatggaaaAAAAGTATTGGGATACACCTCTCAGTCATTGAATTCagatgtttcattcagacccattgtcaCCAATTTATAAAAGCACAAACCTagtcatgcagtcaggtttacaaacagttgtgaaagaatgggttgttctgaagagctcaaggAATTCAAGCAGGGatttgtcataggatgccacctttgcaataagtcagtttgggaaatttcttccctgcttgaTATTACATTGTAtacattaatacatttttatgcatacatactgtatgtatcaGTTTGCATATTGCAGAATTTGGATGCTATGATGGGGTATTAGTGCCAAAAATGTCCACAGCTATTCCAGCTACTGTCAGACCTGCCAATCAGCCTCAAAACCATTTAGATAtaacactgcaaaaaaaaaaaaaaaactgcttcccaattattttatttgtgtatATTTTCACATTAAAACATCTATAAACTCCATATGCTATACTGTACAACGTCTTAAATAGCTAGCTCGCAGAGTTTAATGTTAAATTCATCAAGGCacaatttatccatccatcgatccattttccaaactgcttatcctactgggtcacggagggtcttgagcctatcctggaagcaatgggcatgaggcaaggaacaacccaggatggggggccagcccatcgcagggcacactcacacacaattcactcacacatgcacacctatgggcaatttagcaactccaattagcctcagcatgttttttggactgtgggtggaaaccggagtacccgtagtaaaccccacgacgacatggtgagaacatgcaaactccacacacatgtgacccagacggagactcgaacccgggtcccagaggtgtgaggcaacagtactaaccactgcagcaccatgccgccccaaggcAGAATTCCATAATACTAATATAAATTAGCTCATTTGACATATGGATTGTGAAAATGTAGAGATGCAGTAGCGAAGTGAAGAATGTTGCCTCCTATGCAAATGGAACGTTATGAATACTAACCTGGAGCTGATACTGAAATACAGTCATGGGTGGTAAAAAAGTGAGAATGATATATTGATACCAGGGGCTGAATTTATTACATCAGTTATGTTACTCTCTAGTCTGACTATTCTGCAATTTGCATTGCTCTTTCAAAACCATTCTTCATTCCATTATGTCTGTATAGTTACAGAGATCCATTCTCACATCCTTATCCCAATTAGCCAATGTGCATGAGAGCTCCTTCAATGTAAACCAGCCCAACATCATAGTTGTATGTATAGATGTGGGAAATGTCATGCCAAATTCTTCCACACTGGAAGGGCAGTGCGGTGGTCTCATACACCTCCAAGGCTGTGGTCTCAGTTCTCCtcttacatacatatatagacgttgcatgttctccctcctTTCACTTTAGTTTTTACATGCCTTACAAAAATAATCAGAAAAGTGAACTGATTTTTCTAAAATCCCCTTATTGTGTGCCCTGCAAATGCAGTAGAATCTTTCCAGAGAATTTTTCCAGACACCCCACCTTGATTCCAAGGAGGGCGGAAGGGGGACAGCCCTGagtggggcgggggaggggtgcttGTTAGGCTTCATTATTACGGTAATTCGTATACCACATTGTTTTCATTGAAAAATAATCCATcccttctcccacagttaacaGAAAATACTGTAATTTAGCAGTGTTTTTTAAAATACTTGATTTGTAGGCAGATGAAGGACAGCCAGGATTTGGATGATGCTGGCTAGGCTTGGCCAGTATTATGGTAATACCGTACATTTGTTGACTGCAGAGTGCAGTTAGTAATATTTGCCTGCTGGGGCTGGATGGTGAGGGCTGGATTTGGTTTGCCAACCAAATGGGGGAAGTTGTGGTGCAAAAAGGTCTTCCTGGGTAATTTTACTGCAGCTAAATATTAAAATGACATTGCACATCATTCGAGGATGTCTGAGGACTTCTGGGATAGTGGTATGGCTGATTTTCTGCTCTCTGCATCCTGAAAATGAAAAGATATCTACATTTTTGAACCCTGTAAATTTTAATTTGTAAGCCTGGCAAGGCACATTACAGCTGAAATAGAAATGATTctagtttttttaaattaaacaatTTTCTGTGTATAGAGACCTTAAATATCCCTAAAATATTTTTATCTCCTATAGGCAAAAGTGGCTAACAGAATCGGAAGTAACCAATGATAAATTCAAGTATGTACATGTGTTCATACGTCCTCCTCTGCATTATTCTGCATTTTCATGCAGCACTTCATTCTGATAACTGATAGTCACATAATTGATTTTCTCAAGAGTGGTTCCTGTGGGCAAGTTTGCAGAGCACTTCCACAAACTGAGCTGTGATCAGAACAGAGGATTCAGTGAAGAGTATGAGGTaccatgtgtatgtatgtgtgtgtatgtgtgtgtgtgtgtgtatgtttgtggtgTGATTCTCGTTTTGATTTTCCTTTTCCTAATGTTTCAGTATGAGTACACTAATTTCAGTATACCTGCTTCATACGACAGAACTTGAGCACAGCTGGTGTAGATCAGCCATGTCACACAGCCCTCATTCCAGAAAACAAGGCCAAAAATCGCTTCACCAATGTGCTGCCCTGTAAGTCCACGCAAATTCTATAACCCTCTgtcatttttttgtgttatgTGGTTCCCAAGAGTGTATGTGTTATATATCGATTGGCAATAAGGACCTTACTGTTGATAGGACTGAAAATGAGCCATGTATCTTCTCAATGTTCTAATGTTTGTCAGGTCTTGGTAGGTTGTGCTCCACACTCTTTTTTATACCGAAGAGGAAATTAAAGCAATATATTTCTCAAATATGCAATCGATTTTTTAAATACTGGAGTCTTAGAGCATGGGGAAATCCACTGTGTCAAGATACTGTGCCGTTTACTCAGCTGAGAGAATTGTGCAAGGTAGAATTGTGCAACAGCTCCCCCTGGGGTGTCCCATCCATTTCATGAAATTCCAAACTACAAAAGTATGTTATGTCAAAAGATGGGAATGAAATAGCTTTCCTCACAGTTCATTTCCCTAACATGAGTCTTCTTGCCATGCCAAAATGGTTCTTTAGGTAGAAGCACGCCCATAGATTTGACATTTTAATGTGGATATTGTGGATAAATGTGTTTGAGGATGTTACACCGAATGTCTACTCATTAGCACCCAGAAGTATTTTCTTCATAGAATTATAGCTCCTGACTTCTCCTATTAGCTAAACATTTGTATTAAAATGTTGATTATTACTGATCATTTGAAATACCCGTTCTCTTATTTTGCCTCAGTTGCGTCACATTGTCTTACTCTGGAAccgttcttttaaatcagatgtttattttaatatcttcaatgagtaataataatattactttAGAATCCTGTTCACTGTTCATCTGACACATATGTGGTTGTTCCACACAGCAATGACCCCTGAAGATAATTCTGATGTATAATCACTCGTGCTATCGATCAGTGTACTGCAGCTTTGAGTATTTGAGGTGTGATTGTTCACTCTCAGTCTGGGTCTATTCTTCTGGTCATAGATCCTTTCTGTGTCGTGGATCCTGCTTTGTTGATCAACTGATTTTGCTTAGTTCCAAGACCTCATGCTTGGTAGGACCCTTTGCAACATGGCGCTTGAGTGCTTAGCGTGTCAGTGACATTCCTCACAGACGGTAGTCCGAGTTCTGTTGGACCTGAGCACTTGGAGGCTTGCCAACTCGAAAGAAGAAAGGACTGACAGGTGGAACACTTGGCCATGTGTACGCGTGCTGGTTGTGCTGTGCCCCTTTGCCTGTGGTGGTGTACTATGCTCAGGACCTGGTCATTTATGGTGGCCTTACATCTTCAGAGTTGTGAGTTTCATTCTTATGTGTGCAAGACCTTTGAATTTTCCTCCTCAGCTTGTATTAATTTAATTGGTTGATCCAAAGACATTTGACTTAAGCTGTGTTTGTTAACAATGCTAGTCTGTtatgggtgtttctcaataccaagaatgcaaagattgTGCTTGTGGTACAAACAGCAGTCTTCCTAACGTCAAGTAAGCATATTGCAAAACACCCTATGCTTCTgttctgtgatggattggcatcctgtTTAGGGAACACCCTGTCTCATGCGTTCTTCTTACTTGGATGAAACCCAAAATTACCATTACAATGGGAAATGGCTTGGctgatggattattattattattttgtaaatCTCTAAATAATACTATTCTCACCAGATGACTCATCTCGAGTAAAGCTCACAACAAAAAACCGTGACATGAACTCAGACTACATCAATGCCAACTATATGCCTGTAAGTCAGAAAAATGCCATGAATACAGGTACCTTTACCCCATATATGAAATGTAATAAACATTTTTGGAAATCCATGTATTTGTTTCAGGGCTATGGCAATAACAACAGGCAATATATTGCTGCTCAAGGTCCTCTACCAAACACAGTGAATGATTTCTGGAGAATGATCTGGGAACAAGACGTTACGGGAGTAGTCATGGTAACAAATTGTAATGAAGGAGGGAAGGTAAGTATTGCACATGCCATGGTGTGTGAATGATGTTCTACTCATTTAATCTGCTGTCAAATGCATAAACTCTTTTCTTTGACTGTCCCAGGTTAAATGTGAACAGTACTGGCCAGAAAACTCCTTGCCCCAGACATATGGAAATCTGGCAGTAAAAGTTACCTCTGAGCACAAAGACATGGACTGGACTCGGCGAGAGTTTAATGTCAGAAATGTGAGTGTGATCTCTTAACACAAGAACTGGTGGGAAACTGGCATGTATGGTTGcagcacatttatttttattgctttcGAATTCATTTTAATGCCGAGGAGCATGTCTTACCACCAGCTTTGCATTTTCTGTAATTCCAGATGAAGACATCAGAGGTCCGTCTTGTTAAACATTTTCACTTCACCGCCTGGCCAGACCATGGCGTACCGAGTGGGACCTCAGCGCTGATGGAGTTCAGAGGGATCGTGCGACACCACGTAGAGAGTTGCTGCTCACTAGCGCCCATGGTGGTGCACTGCAGGTGATGCAGGCAGGAAGCTATCAGCCTTTCAGGCTTGAATGCAGATTATGATATGATTATTAGTAATTCAAAGAAAGATTTGTGTGCAAAATCAGATCATCTTCATAGGCTTATACTGCCAAGTCTGCTCTACTGGAAtagtggatggatgtatatgcctatacatttaaaaatatgatttttatgGGTCTGAGGGGAGTTAGTATTGTAAAGAGTGATACCAATAAGTGCCTCTGTCTTTCTCAGTGCGGGGGTGGGTCGAACAGGCACCTTGATTGCACTGGATGTGGCTCTGCAGCAATTAGAGATGGAGAGAGCTGTTGGCCTGGCTGCCTTTGTCCGTAAAATGAGGCTTAATCGACCCCTGATGGTGCAGACAGAGGTAAGGCCTCTTCCTCTCTCAAGTTTCTTCTGTACAGGCTACCCCAAGCGAAAGGCTTTGAAGTTAACCCTAAAACATATAATTTCTATGGTGGTATGCATTCATAGTTCATTAACTTGAACATTTTTTTCCTGTAATAAAGTCATGATATCAGTcagcatttgcatttttacataaTTCAAGATTATAAAATGCCCATGTGACACAAAGCTgtaaataattatattttccaacTGTATCCCTTTAGGGATTCTGTACATTTGACATCATTAGGCTTAAGTTTTATATACTCGTGTTTCTTGCTTTTCTGTGATGTGTGTTTTCCCCTTTTTATATGTATTAGTAaatccttgttcttcttcccAAAGTAAAGAACAAACAGTTTTTGGCCCAACAGTGTTTGGAAACCGGATGGTAgactcagggacggattatgggttgtgtggcccctgggcaaaacgttcgcgagggcccccccccccccaccaccaccaccaccaccaccaccaccacaattcaagggcccttggcagccaaacacactccctatagggtcagtggcccttgtaggcagaggatcaaagaatgtaggccctttaaaatagacaaacgaaaatacattgttgataagcattgcaaattgttttgggctaggggccccatgggccccctgcaccccaagggcccctgggcagcggccccgctggcccggtccataatccgtccctgggtagACTCATTAATGAGGTGTAGCATATCCAGTGCTTCATACCTCTTAATCAATGAAACACTTATCTACCAAATGCCAAATCCTGTATCTCATCACAATTCTTAATGTATTACCTGAACATAAATTAACTTCTTTTAGCTGTCTGATTCCCATATTTGTTGACTGAAGATATGTGTatctttttcctttccttttTTTCTAGTCCCAATACATCTTTTTGCACCAATGCATCATGGACAAACTCAAAAAAGGAATGAAAACAGAGGAGCCTGTTTATGAAAATACGGACATGATATATGTTAATTCAGTGGCATTGAGAGATTTTGTTGAACATAATCCCAAATCTTAACGCCTTTAGTTAGTTGGTCTGTCAATGTGCTTCTTTTGATATTGTCTTTCCAAAATTGTGTTGAAGTGCTCTTTTTCCAGTAGCTTTATAACTGATCCATGCCATtttttgtgtgtaatgaatGTTGTTTGCAGATAATATTCCATTTTATttaattagtttttttattgtgtattttttaaatattaatgcaatacaaaatgtaattacatttttttgctgaattgttttatgaaatacaaaaaaagaagatATGAGTAAACtccagtttaattatttaaaaaattataaaaacctACGCCTGTCTCGTACTTGTAAATATTAGGTCTGACATTTTACAAGGTATCCTTTTCAAAAACTGGTACACCATTTTACAGTATCCCATACATTATGAAGGAAATTTCTTCCTTACTCCATTCAAAGAAGCCTGTTGAGTGCTAAACAATATTTTCAAATAATTGTTTAACTGTGCAATGTGTCCGAGAGTTTTGATTATGCAGCAATAGTGGTTGGAGCTTATGGTTGGATGGGACAGTTGTTTGAGGTAAGCATTGAgaacaaattatgcaaatctttTAAATACGAGGATTTTaaagaggggcggcatggtggtgcagtggttagtactgttgcctcacacctctggttcccgggttcgagtctccgactgggttacatgtgtgtggagtttgcatgttctccctatgtcgtcatggggtttcctccaggtgctccagtttccccccacagtccaaaaacatgctgaggctaattggagttgctaaattgctcgtaggagtgtgtgtgagagtgaatggtgtgtgactgtgccctgcgatgggctggccccccatcctgggttgttccctgcctcgtgcccattgcttccgggataggctccggaccccccgcgagccagtaggataagcggtttggaaaatggacggatggatggattttaaagATGAAAAGGCCTTTGTGTGGAGAATTGGAAAATTGTTAATATGCCATTTAGACTAGAAGAATCACAATTTGGAAAAACAAATCTGGGAACAAATATTCTGATGTGGAAAAGGACTGACCTTTGGACACAAATATTTACATTGTGAAGCATATTTACACTGGACAGTTTACTTATCATTATATTCAATCCTGATCTCAAATTTGCAATCAAGTATTTCTTCTTTTTCAAATGCAGAACAATAGGTATCCATGTATCTGTGAATTGATCAGTGATACCGGGCATACATACCCTCTGATGCCTTGTTTATTTTAAGTCAGCAGTAATTTAAAGCCTACTGCATTTACTTGATTCTGGAACTGTTCCTCCATTTCTCATAATCTTGGATGAGTCATATTTCAAGAGGAACAACTGTACTGATCAATGCTTAAAGTGAATCATAAATAAAATCACCTGCCACTCGTGCTTTATTACCACTTAAGCTTTTTTCCAGCCTCTCATCAGACCACTTTGTCAACTGTAATTTGCAAGTGGTCTAAATGTATATTATTTCCTGAAAAAAGTAAAGTTTCAATCCAGGTGTTATGCTGATCAAGGACGGggagcaaggatccagacgtgcGTGCAGCCCAAGCCTTTATTGGGTGTCCGAGAACTGAGGTACAAGTAGGGCTAAGCAAACAGGAGGGTCGGTGATGGAGAGCAAGGGTCTGAAGCCGGGAGGTCTGTCCAACGAAGAGGCACACGACACGAAAACACAGGGACTGGGGCACGAGAGGAGCCGGACTCGGCGGGGAAGGCGGTTCAGgtgcgggaacgggtctggggaGAGGAAAGGAATAGGGAGCGATAAGTACACAAGGCAGACGAGAAAGGGAGGAAGCAAAGGGAACACGGAGGACAGGCAATCGCTCAGTAAGGCACATGGgaatggctcaatacttcgcgtGGTTTCTCTGGTGATCCGTGCTTAAAACTGCCCCGTCATTAGTCTCATGCGAAACACCCGGTCAGACCCGCCCACGGGTGGGGATTAGGCGGAGCCGTCGGCGGGCACCGTTGGTCGGGGTGTGACGCCAGGCAAGTTTTACATGGGAGCTTACAAGGCACATcttgatttttaattttaattctg
The sequence above is a segment of the Brienomyrus brachyistius isolate T26 chromosome 5, BBRACH_0.4, whole genome shotgun sequence genome. Coding sequences within it:
- the LOC125742867 gene encoding receptor-type tyrosine-protein phosphatase H-like isoform X2, which gives rise to MEAALFLLCLSVIQTWYADMSTIESASLSTSTSVSISTPVLTTPVPINCSTWDVTNTTIKGYIYGNITSATAKYDKELQGSINAPIVTFFNLLPGCNYNISIQSSSGTACLDMEATIAALVNSVTVNPINSTSLNVSWTNATGCVTNYSGSVNGSNFTTMENYQEVHGLQPGCTYDAIIITEGYGKSSAPAKGKGATVAALVNSVTVNAINSTSLNVSWTNATGCVTNYSGSINGSNFTTMDNNEEVHDLQPGCKYLAKIITEGYGPNSSEVQGEGATVAASVNNVTVNPINSTSLNVSWTNATGCMKSYSGSVNGSNFTTMENYQEVRGLQPGCTYDAIIITEGYGKGSAPAKGKGATVAASVSNVTITALNSTALRVNWTTATGCVTNYSGSVNGSNFTTMKNYQEVHGLLPGCKYDAKIITEGYGPISNVTVGEGATVALPVKSLNITAKNATLLVAHWATPVGCVRNFLLLINNSNETTKENSMEFHNLKPGHSYTVRIIVNGFGKPSREVNVTTNTYPSDLVGVTCGYASSGYGIALSWPPPYGKWTRVEVQLDGQSLQNVTGSETRVIIDGVQPANSYTISLQLYSGDLSSAPVVINCTTDPRGIIAGVLVAVLILLMVILAVVVLRHKPKCLRQKWLTESEVTNDKFKVVPVGKFAEHFHKLSCDQNRGFSEEYENLSTAGVDQPCHTALIPENKAKNRFTNVLPYDSSRVKLTTKNRDMNSDYINANYMPGYGNNNRQYIAAQGPLPNTVNDFWRMIWEQDVTGVVMVTNCNEGGKVKCEQYWPENSLPQTYGNLAVKVTSEHKDMDWTRREFNVRNMKTSEVRLVKHFHFTAWPDHGVPSGTSALMEFRGIVRHHVESCCSLAPMVVHCSAGVGRTGTLIALDVALQQLEMERAVGLAAFVRKMRLNRPLMVQTESQYIFLHQCIMDKLKKGMKTEEPVYENTDMIYVNSVALRDFVEHNPKS
- the LOC125742867 gene encoding receptor-type tyrosine-protein phosphatase H-like isoform X3 — encoded protein: MEAALFLLCLSVIQTWYADMSTIESASLSTSTSVSISTPVLTTPVPINCSTWDVTNTTIKGYIYGNITSATAKYDKELQGSINAPIVTFFNLLPGCNYNISIQSSSGTACLDMEATIAALVNSVTVNPLNSTSLNVSWTNAAGCIKSYSGSVNGSDFTTMGNYQEVHGLQPGCTYDAIIITEGYGKSSAPAKGKGATVAALVNSVTVNAINSTSLNVSWTNATGCVTNYSGSINGSNFTTMDNNEEVHDLQPGCKYLAKIITEGYGPNSSEVQGEGATVAASVNNVTVNPINSTSLNVSWTNATGCMKSYSGSVNGSNFTTMENYQEVRGLQPGCTYDAIIITEGYGKGSAPAKGKGATVAASVSNVTITALNSTALRVNWTTATGCVTNYSGSVNGSNFTTMKNYQEVHGLLPGCKYDAKIITEGYGPISNVTVGEGATVALPVKSLNITAKNATLLVAHWATPVGCVRNFLLLINNSNETTKENSMEFHNLKPGHSYTVRIIVNGFGKPSREVNVTTNTYPSDLVGVTCGYASSGYGIALSWPPPYGKWTRVEVQLDGQSLQNVTGSETRVIIDGVQPANSYTISLQLYSGDLSSAPVVINCTTDPRGIIAGVLVAVLILLMVILAVVVLRHKPKCLRQKWLTESEVTNDKFKVVPVGKFAEHFHKLSCDQNRGFSEEYENLSTAGVDQPCHTALIPENKAKNRFTNVLPYDSSRVKLTTKNRDMNSDYINANYMPGYGNNNRQYIAAQGPLPNTVNDFWRMIWEQDVTGVVMVTNCNEGGKVKCEQYWPENSLPQTYGNLAVKVTSEHKDMDWTRREFNVRNMKTSEVRLVKHFHFTAWPDHGVPSGTSALMEFRGIVRHHVESCCSLAPMVVHCSAGVGRTGTLIALDVALQQLEMERAVGLAAFVRKMRLNRPLMVQTESQYIFLHQCIMDKLKKGMKTEEPVYENTDMIYVNSVALRDFVEHNPKS
- the LOC125742867 gene encoding receptor-type tyrosine-protein phosphatase H-like isoform X5; the protein is MEAALFLLCLSVIQTWYADMSTIESASLSTSTSVSISTPVLTTPVPINCSTWDVTNTTIKGYIYGNITSATAKYDKELQGSINAPIVTFFNLLPGCNYNISIQSSSGTACLDMEATIAALVNSVTVNPLNSTSLNVSWTNAAGCIKSYSGSVNGSDFTTMGNYQEVHGLQPGCTYDAIIITEGYGKSSAPAKGKGATVAASVSNVTITALNSTALRVNWTTATGCVTNYSGSVNGSNFTTMKNYQEVHGLLPGCKYDAKIITEGYGPISNVTVGEGATVALPVKSLNITAKNATLLVAHWATPVGCVRNFLLLINNSNETTKENSMEFHNLKPGHSYTVRIIVNGFGKPSREVNVTTNTYPSDLVGVTCGYASSGYGIALSWPPPYGKWTRVEVQLDGQSLQNVTGSETRVIIDGVQPANSYTISLQLYSGDLSSAPVVINCTTDPRGIIAGVLVAVLILLMVILAVVVLRHKPKCLRQKWLTESEVTNDKFKVVPVGKFAEHFHKLSCDQNRGFSEEYENLSTAGVDQPCHTALIPENKAKNRFTNVLPYDSSRVKLTTKNRDMNSDYINANYMPGYGNNNRQYIAAQGPLPNTVNDFWRMIWEQDVTGVVMVTNCNEGGKVKCEQYWPENSLPQTYGNLAVKVTSEHKDMDWTRREFNVRNMKTSEVRLVKHFHFTAWPDHGVPSGTSALMEFRGIVRHHVESCCSLAPMVVHCSAGVGRTGTLIALDVALQQLEMERAVGLAAFVRKMRLNRPLMVQTESQYIFLHQCIMDKLKKGMKTEEPVYENTDMIYVNSVALRDFVEHNPKS
- the LOC125742867 gene encoding receptor-type tyrosine-protein phosphatase H-like isoform X6, whose amino-acid sequence is MEAALFLLCLSVIQTWYADMSTIESASLSTSTSVSISTPVLTTPVPINCSTWDVTNTTIKGYIYGNITSATAKYDKELQGSINAPIVTFFNLLPGCNYNISIQSSSGTACLDMEATIAASVNNVTVNPINSTSLNVSWTNATGCMKSYSGSVNGSNFTTMENYQEVRGLQPGCTYDAIIITEGYGKGSAPAKGKGATVAASVSNVTITALNSTALRVNWTTATGCVTNYSGSVNGSNFTTMKNYQEVHGLLPGCKYDAKIITEGYGPISNVTVGEGATVALPVKSLNITAKNATLLVAHWATPVGCVRNFLLLINNSNETTKENSMEFHNLKPGHSYTVRIIVNGFGKPSREVNVTTNTYPSDLVGVTCGYASSGYGIALSWPPPYGKWTRVEVQLDGQSLQNVTGSETRVIIDGVQPANSYTISLQLYSGDLSSAPVVINCTTDPRGIIAGVLVAVLILLMVILAVVVLRHKPKCLRQKWLTESEVTNDKFKVVPVGKFAEHFHKLSCDQNRGFSEEYENLSTAGVDQPCHTALIPENKAKNRFTNVLPYDSSRVKLTTKNRDMNSDYINANYMPGYGNNNRQYIAAQGPLPNTVNDFWRMIWEQDVTGVVMVTNCNEGGKVKCEQYWPENSLPQTYGNLAVKVTSEHKDMDWTRREFNVRNMKTSEVRLVKHFHFTAWPDHGVPSGTSALMEFRGIVRHHVESCCSLAPMVVHCSAGVGRTGTLIALDVALQQLEMERAVGLAAFVRKMRLNRPLMVQTESQYIFLHQCIMDKLKKGMKTEEPVYENTDMIYVNSVALRDFVEHNPKS
- the LOC125742867 gene encoding receptor-type tyrosine-protein phosphatase H-like isoform X4; the encoded protein is MEAALFLLCLSVIQTWYADMSTIESASLSTSTSVSISTPVLTTPVPINCSTWDVTNTTIKGYIYGNITSATAKYDKELQGSINAPIVTFFNLLPGCNYNISIQSSSGTACLDMEATIAALVNSVTVNPLNSTSLNVSWTNAAGCIKSYSGSVNGSDFTTMGNYQEVHGLQPGCTYDAIIITEGYGKSSAPAKGKGATVAALVNSVTVNPINSTSLNVSWTNATGCVTNYSGSVNGSNFTTMENYQEVHGLQPGCTYDAIIITEGYGKSSAPAKGKGATVAASVSNVTITALNSTALRVNWTTATGCVTNYSGSVNGSNFTTMKNYQEVHGLLPGCKYDAKIITEGYGPISNVTVGEGATVALPVKSLNITAKNATLLVAHWATPVGCVRNFLLLINNSNETTKENSMEFHNLKPGHSYTVRIIVNGFGKPSREVNVTTNTYPSDLVGVTCGYASSGYGIALSWPPPYGKWTRVEVQLDGQSLQNVTGSETRVIIDGVQPANSYTISLQLYSGDLSSAPVVINCTTDPRGIIAGVLVAVLILLMVILAVVVLRHKPKCLRQKWLTESEVTNDKFKVVPVGKFAEHFHKLSCDQNRGFSEEYENLSTAGVDQPCHTALIPENKAKNRFTNVLPYDSSRVKLTTKNRDMNSDYINANYMPGYGNNNRQYIAAQGPLPNTVNDFWRMIWEQDVTGVVMVTNCNEGGKVKCEQYWPENSLPQTYGNLAVKVTSEHKDMDWTRREFNVRNMKTSEVRLVKHFHFTAWPDHGVPSGTSALMEFRGIVRHHVESCCSLAPMVVHCSAGVGRTGTLIALDVALQQLEMERAVGLAAFVRKMRLNRPLMVQTESQYIFLHQCIMDKLKKGMKTEEPVYENTDMIYVNSVALRDFVEHNPKS